The sequence AAAGTACTATAAATAGCAACTACTGGTTTTAAACCTTCGCAACTCATTCCTGCTGCGAGAGTGACGGCATGTTGTTCAGCAATACCCACATCAATGTATTGATCTGGAACCGCTTTCTGGAGTAGATCTAAACCTGTACCTGTTGCCATCGCTGCTGTAATACCAACAACCCTATTATCTTGCTCACATAATTTCACTAATGTTTGGCCAAAAACTTTGCTATAACTTGGTGGTTTTGGAGTTTTAGAGGGGAGTGACTTTCCTGTAGTGAGATCAAAAGCAGATTGAGCATGGTAACCAACCTGATCTGCTTCAGCATATGGATATCCTTTACCTTTGGTAGTAACAACATGCACTAAAACAGGTCCTCCAACCTTGTGCGCCGACTGAAATGTACGAACCATTTCTGAAATGTCATGACCATCAATTGGTCCCATATATGTAAAGCCTAGTTCTTCGAAAACAGCACCTACTTTTGGAACAGCAAGTCTTCGCATGCTTCCTGTTAAAGACTTAAATTCTGGGGGCAGCTCTCCTCCCATAAAGGGCAGGTTCTTAACACTCTCCTGAACACTGTCAGAAATAAATTGCATTGGAGGGCTAAGCCTCATTCGATTTAAATAGCTTGACAACGCTCCAACTGGTGGAGAGATAGACATATCGTTGTCATTAAGAACTACAAGTAATGGTGTATTTGGCATATGACCAGCATGATTTATTGCTTCTAATGCCATCCCTCCAGTCAGAGCGCCGTCACCAATGACAGCAACGCATTTAAAATCTTCACCACGTCTTTCTCGCGCAATTGCCATACCAAGGGCAGCTGATATTGATGTACTAGCGTGACCAGCACCAAAGTGGTCAAATGTGCTTTCTGAACGTTTGAGGTATCCAGCTACACCATTTTGTTGACGAAGAGTATCAAAGTTTTCATAACGACCAGTTAAAAGCTTATGAGGATAGGCCTGGTGGCCCACATCCCAAGCAACCCTATCTACATCTAAATCAAGAGTTTGGTATAAGGCAATGGTTAATTCAACCACTCCTAAACCTGGACCCAAATGACCGCCACTAGTAGAAACTACTTGCAAATGACGCTCTCTAATCTGACAAGCAACATCCTCTAGCTCCTCCGTGGTCAAGCCATGGAGCTGATTCGGATGGGTTAAATCGCTTAGCCGCATTCCCTTCCTGAACCAACTCAATCAATCTAAGAGGTATCGGTCACACTTAGGTGACATTATTACCTAATAACTAATGCAATGTAGAAAACAACAATCCGAACAAGATGGAAAAACC comes from Prochlorococcus sp. MIT 1307 and encodes:
- the dxs gene encoding 1-deoxy-D-xylulose-5-phosphate synthase, producing the protein MRLSDLTHPNQLHGLTTEELEDVACQIRERHLQVVSTSGGHLGPGLGVVELTIALYQTLDLDVDRVAWDVGHQAYPHKLLTGRYENFDTLRQQNGVAGYLKRSESTFDHFGAGHASTSISAALGMAIARERRGEDFKCVAVIGDGALTGGMALEAINHAGHMPNTPLLVVLNDNDMSISPPVGALSSYLNRMRLSPPMQFISDSVQESVKNLPFMGGELPPEFKSLTGSMRRLAVPKVGAVFEELGFTYMGPIDGHDISEMVRTFQSAHKVGGPVLVHVVTTKGKGYPYAEADQVGYHAQSAFDLTTGKSLPSKTPKPPSYSKVFGQTLVKLCEQDNRVVGITAAMATGTGLDLLQKAVPDQYIDVGIAEQHAVTLAAGMSCEGLKPVVAIYSTFLQRAYDQLIHDVGIQNLPVTFVLDRAGIVGADGPTHQGQYDISYLRSVPNFTVMAPKDEAELQRMLVTCMEHNGPIALRIPRGSGEGVPLMEEGWDPLKIGRGEILLQGDDLLIVAYGSMVAPAIKTSSLLKKIGINSTVINARFLRPLDQALIHPLARRIGKLVTMEEGALAGGFGSAVIESLSDQDLSIPTLRIGIPDKLVHHASPNQSKEDLGLTPEQMSLNIQKRFGFVNNESLVKSNTENQTIQS